Part of the Pyxidicoccus trucidator genome is shown below.
CGGCTTCGAACGGAGCGCGGCGCTCTTCCAAATCATCCACCAGGACCCGGTGCTGGCGCGCACGAAGCTGATTGCCGAGCCGTGGGACGTGGGGCTCGGCGGCTACCAGGTGGGCGGCTTCCCGGCGCCGTGGCGCGAGTGGAACGGCAAGTACCGGGACGCGCTGCGCCGCTACTGGAAGGGAGACGAGAATCTCGCGGGTGAGATGGGCAACCGGCTCACGGGCAACGCGGACCTGTACGCGGAGGCGCGGCGCAAGCCGCAGGCGAGCATCAACTTCGTCACCGCGCACGACGGCTTCACGCTGCACGACCTGGTGACGTACAGCCACAAGCACAACGAGGCCAACGGCGAGCACAACCGCGACGGCGCGGACGACAACCAGTCCTGGAACTGCGGCGTGGAGGGCGAGACGGACAAGGCGGACATCGTCGCCCTGCGCGAGCGGCAGAAGCGCAACCTCCTGGCGTCGCTCTTCCTGTCCACCGGCATTCCGATGATTGTCGCCGGTGACGAGATGGGCCGGACGCAGGGGGGCAACAACAACGCGTACTGCCAGGACAATGACTTGTCCTACGTGGACTGGAACCTGGATGAGCGGCGCCAGAAGCTGCTGGAGTTCACGCGCAAGCTCATCCACTTCCGGCACGGACAGCCGGTGCTGCAGCGGCGGCGCTTCTTCAAGGGCGCGCACCTGTGGGACTCGGAGCACAAGGACCTGACGTGGTTCCGGCCGGACGGGACGGAGATGAAGGCGGAGGACTGGCAGAAGCCCTTCACCCGCTCGCTGGCCTTCCTGCTGGGAGGCGACGCCATTCCCACGCCGGACGAGCGCGGCCAGCGCATCTACGGCGACGCGCTGCTCATCCTGCTCAACTCGCACCACGAGCCGGTGTCCTTCAAGCTCGCGCCGGCGGCGCCGGGGCAGCGGTGGGAGTTGCAGCTCTACACGGCGGACGACACCCGGAGCGCGGAGCCGGCGCCGGCCAACGGGAAGTTCGAGGTGACGGGCCGGGCGCTCGCGGTGTTCCGGCAGGTGGCCGACTGAAGAAGCACGGCGCGCGTCCCCCGCCTGGATGGGTGGGGGACGCGGTGCGTCCGTGGTAGCGTGCCGCGCGAGTTGCCAGGGGGCACGCGCGGCATGTCGATGATTCAGTTCACCCGGAACTACACGGACCGCTCGAACGACTACGGCTTCCAGTTCGAGTTCTTCTGCGACAAGTGCGGCAACGGGCACATGTCGCCCTTCATCGCGAGCAAGGTGGGCGTGGCCACGGGGCTTCTCCGTGCGGCGGGCTCCTTCTTTGGCGGGACGATTGGGCGCGCGGCGCACGCGGGCACGCACCTGAAGGACGCGCTGCGCGGGCAGGGCTGGGACGAGGCCTACGCGGAGGCGGTGGAGGCCGGGAAGCAGCACTTCAAGAACTGCACGCGGTGCGGGAAGTGGGTGTGCCCGCAGTCGTGCTGGAACGAGGGACGCGGCCTGTGCGAGGCGTGCGCGCCGGACCTCGGCGAGGAGGCCGCCTCCATCCAGGCGCACGTGGCGGTGGAGCAGGCGCGCGAGAAGGCGCGCACGGTGGACCACGTGGCGACGCTGGATATGAAGGCGACGCGGATGGCGGCGTGCCCGCACTGCCACGCGAAGGTGGAGGGCGGGAAGTTCTGTGGTGAGTGCGGCAAGCCGCTGACGGCGCAGAAGGTAGGCTGCGGCAAGTGCGGCACGGAGATTCCGGAGCGCGCGAAGTTCTGCCCGGAGTGCGGCACGCCTCGGAGCGGGTGACACCGCCGACGCGTTCCGGCTGAGTGGAGACGGCATGTCCCGGGACACGCAGGAAGAGGGAGTGCGGCAGGTCTACGGGGAAATCGCGCCGGCCTACGAGGCGCTCTTCCCCGTGCTGCACCGGTATGAGGACCGGGTGGAGCGCTTCCTCGCGGAGGCGGTGACTCCCGGCTGCCGGGTGCTCGACGTGGGCTGCGGGCCGGGGCTGCACACTCGCGGACTTGAAGCCTCCGTCACCGTGGTGGGGACGGACCTGTCACCGGAGATGCTGGAGCTGGCGCGGCGTGCACGGCCCGGTGCGTGGCACCTGCACAGCTACCACCAGCCGATTCCAGTCGAGTGGGGCCGCTTCAACGTGGCGCTGGCGATTGGCTGCCTGGACTTCTGTGAGGACCTGCCGCGCGTCCTGGGCCAGCTCGCCGCTGCGCTGGAGCCTGGCGGGCGAATGCTCTTCACGGTGCTGGAGCGGAGGCCCGGGCTCGAAGGGCACGAGGCGCCCACGCGCGACGTGCAGACCGCAGGCCCCATCGTGGCGCTGCACCTGTACTCCTTCGAGGAGACCGTTCGGGCCGTGACGGGCGCGGGACTGCTGCCCCGCGCGTATGTGCACGCGCCCGGCTGGGTCCACCTCACGGAGCAACGGACGATGTGGTTCGGCTGGTGGGATGTGGAGCGGCGGTAGGCGCGAGTGACTCGGATGGCCGCGAAGCCCCCGGCCCCACCCATGCTCTGGGAGGCCGGGGACATGGTCCGCGAGGGCCCTCAGCGGATGACGATGGTGATGCTCTTCGAGTGCCGGTCGATGGTCACCGTGTCACCCGTCTCGGTGCTCACGGGCTCCTCGCGGCTCACGGCGCTCTGGCGGGTCCCCTCCTGGGTCTCGGCCCTTCCGTGCTGGACGTGGCCCCGGCTGGCGCGCGGCATCTCCCCGGAGCCCTGGCCCGCCATGGTCAGCGGCACCTTGCGGCTGTTGGACTCCGAGAGGTCCGGCGCGATGCCGCCCCGCGCGAAGAGCGGGGCGCTGGGACGCCAGAACGTGTAGCTCCAGCCGAGGCTCCAGCGGTAGCTCCAGGACGACGCGTTGCCGTGCGCCCGCAGCAGGAGGTTGTTGAAGAGCAGCTCATGCCCCGAGCGCGGGGCCAGGGTTCCGCTCGGCGTGGCCTTGAACTGGAAGCGGTCGAGCTCCGCGTTGTCCGGCCCGTGCGACACGAGGGCCAGCTCGTCCAGCCGCACCGAGTTGATGCCGGGATTGAAGACGCGGAAGTTGACGCGGATGAAGCACTCCTTGCCCGTACCCAGGAACACGGGAGTCGGCTGCACGGTGAACCAGAGGCGGGAGGAGGCCTCCAGGGCCCGGCGGCAGTTGATGCGTCCGAAGCCGAACTCCTCGTCCCGGCCCGCGGTGCCCAGCTCATCCGCGGAGAGCTTGATGATGTCCTCCACCTCCCAGGAGCGCAGGTCCGGGTCCACCGAGAGGATGAGTCCCATCAACCCGGCCACGTGCGGCGTTGCGGACGAGGTGCCGTTGAAGTCCGGCACGTAGTTGCCGGACCCGTAGCCCGCCGCGCCCGTGATGTCGGTGGCGAAGATCTTCACACCCGGCGCCACGACATCCACTTCCGGCCCGAAGTTGGAGCCCCACCACGTCTCGCCGTCGCGGCTGGAGCGGCTCTTGCGCTGGTCCCACTGGTTGGAGGCGCCCACCGCCAGCAGTCCGGGGATGGTGGGCGAAAGGCTGGCCGGGTAGCCCACGGTCCGCAGGTCCTCATTGCCCGTGGCGATGGCGATGGGGCAGCCCCTGCCACCGCGCCCGTTCGTCTGCGCGAACTTGAATGCGGAGGTGATGACCGAGCTGGGCGAGCCACCGCCCCACGAGTTGGAGAGCACGTCCGCGCCCCGGCCCACCGCCTTGCGGATGCCGTCGGCAATCATCGCGTCCGTGGTGAACCAGTCTCCGTTGGGCAGCCCCCGGGCGATGCGGATGGGCAGCACGAGGCAGTTGGGCGCCACGCCCACGCCGCCGCGGCCGTTGTTGGCCCGGGCCGCGGCGATTCCGGCGCACGAGGTGCCGTGCCCGTCCCCTGGCTGCGGCTCCTGGTTGTCCGTCTGCGTGACGGCGTCGTAGCCCGGCAGCTTGCAGGCCAGGTCCTCGTGGGCGACGTTGACTCCCTCGTCGATGATGGCGATGGAGATGCCAGAGCTGCCCATGGAGATGTCGAACGCCTCCAGGGCACGAATCTTCTGCAGCCCCCACTGGGAGCTGAGGCTCGGGTCGGTGGGCGTCACCATGGGCCCCACTGGCGCGCCGGTGGGCCTGCCGCGCACCTGCGTCAGCGGCTGGAGCCCCTCCAGGTTCTGCATCATCGACCCGAAGGCCTTCCCGTTCTCCGGCACCGTGGCCCCCGCGCCCGTCACGTCCGCGACGGCGACACGGGGCATGAGGCGCACGAAGTTCGGCTGCGAATACTCGAACAGGCCGGACTCATAGAGGCGGTTGGCGAGTTCGACGGTCTCCTGGCCGGGACGCGTGGCGAGCAGGTAGGCGCCGGGCTCCGGGTAGTCCGTCTTCTTCACCTCCACGCCCTGCCGCTCCAGCGCCTTGCGTCGGGCCTCGGGCGCCGTGTCGGACTTGAACTTCACGAGGACTTCCCCGGCGGGGATGATGGCCTCCCGGCGCGCGGAGCTCGGCGTCTTGTAGACGGTGGGGCCTGGCGACACCTCCTCGGACTCCTCCAGCAGGGCACGCACCTGCTCCAGCTCCGCGGACGCGCCCCGGGTAGCGCCGCCCGGCACCTCCACCACCACGAGCTGGTACTCCGGCACCTCCATCACCCGTCCCCGCCCCGCGCGGGTGGAGATGGACTCCGTGAGCCGGGTGAGCGCTCGGGAGGCCTTCACGTCCCCCGTTGCGCGCACGGCCACGTACTCCGGAGAGACCGCGAGCGGCACCTTCTTCCCGTCCGCGTAATAGAACAGCCCGGTCCCCTGCCCTTCGAGTACTTCCGCCATGCCGTGTCTCCCCGGGGATTGCCCCGTCTCGTCCTGCCATCCGTGCCGCGCGGTGTGCGTCCGCGGGCCGCCACGCCCCTGCGAAGCGCGGCGCAAGATGCCAGCGGGGGGCACGGGGAAGTACCGCGCCCCGGTGCTGCGTCGGTGTCACGCGCTGCACAGCGTCTGAGACTGCCGCCGGGAGGCAGGACGGGCCCGAAAACGGGGGGGAGATGCGCTTATCGTGAGTGCACCATGATGAGTCCATGAAGATGGCGGGGCACCGCGCTGGATACCTTGGCGCCATGCTCCTCCTCGGACTCGGATTGGCGGCGGCGAGCCTGCTCCACGCCACCGCTGAAGCGCCCATCACCGCTGTCACCGTCTACAGCGACAGGGCCCGCGTGGTGCGGACCGCCACCCTCAACGTCTCTGGCACGCAGCGCGTCGAGCTGCCCCGGCTGCCGGACCTCGTGGACCCCGACTCCATCCGCGTCGAGGCCCAGGGCGCCGAGGTCTCCTCCGTGGACGTGCGCCCCGCCAGCGCTCCGCCCTTCCCCCAGGAGGAGGCGAAGAAGCTGCTCGAATCGCTGGACCGGATGGATGAAGCCATCGTCCGCGTGGAAGCCGAGCGCGCGGCCTTCGCCCTCCAGCTCGCCGCGCTTCGCAAGGTGCAGCCGGTGACACCGGACCCCATCACCGACCCCGCCACGGGCGCGCGGAACGCCTCCGTGTCCCCCGCCACGTGGACCGCCTCCGCCGCCTTCCTCGTCGACACCGCCGCGAAGCTGGAGGCGCGCATGCTCGAGCTGGAGGACCGCATCCTCTCACTGAAGGACGAGCGCTCGCGGAAGCTCGCGGAGGCGGCCCGGCTCGGCGAGCTGCCCCAGAAGCCCGGCATCGAGGTGGCCGTCTCCCTCTCCGGCACCGGGCCCACGAAGGTGCAGCTGTCGTATTTCATCCCCGAGCGTGTCCGCTGGTACCCGCGCTACGAGCTCCAGCTCCAGCCGGCGCAGCAGCGCGTGCAGGTGGCCTTCTCCGGCCTCGTCAGTCAGGACACGGGAGAGGACTGGGAGGGCGCGAAGCTCACGCTCAGCACCGCCCTGCCCTCCACGGCCACGGCGCTGCCCAGGCTGGCCACGTGGAAGATTGGCACCACCGAGCGCTTCATCCCCGAGCCGCGGCGGCGCGTGGAGTCCGCCAGGCCGCCCCCGCCCCTTCCCACGCGCGAGCCCGAGCCGGACGTGGAGTTCGAGCTGCGCAAGCTGCTCCTGGCCCGCGCTGGCAGGCCCGCTCCGACACGGCCTTCCCTGGCTTTGGAGGTGGTGGCCTCCAAGCCGGCTCCCCAGCGGAACACGCCTTCGTCGCCGCAATCTTCGCAGCCGTACTCGCAGCCCTCACAGCCCGCCCCGACCCAGAGTGGCGCCGTCGGTGAGCGCAACAGCACCATCCTTGGCACCATCATCGACGCCCAGAGCCGGCAGCCCGCGCCCGACGTCGTCGTCACCGCGACCTCGCCGTCGCTGGAAGGGGAGCAGACCGTGGTGACGGACGAGGGGGGCGGCTATCGCATCGCCTTCCTGCCGCCCGGCAGCTACACCCTGCGGTTCGAGAAGGAGCAGTTCAAGCCGTATGCCCGCTCCGACGTCCAGCTGCGGAGCAACCGCACCATCCGGGTGAATGTGGAGCTGCTGCCGGAGAGCCTCGGTGAAGTCGTGGAGATTGTCGGCGCGGCCCCCACCATCGACGTGGGGAGCACGACGACAGGGGTGAGCATCTCGGCCGGTGGCGCCCGCAGAGGCGGCTACTCCGCGCCGGTTGAGCCGGTGGAGCCGGTCATCAACAACTACGTGGGGCTCTCTCCTCCGCCCGGCTGGCAGGCTCCACGGCTGGCGGCGGAGCTCCCCGCCTCGCTCGCTGGCGGCTACGACCTGGCCTTCACCGCGCCGCGCCTGGAGACGGTGCGCAGCGGCCAGTCCGAGCGCACCGTTCCGCTGCTCATCGAGACCTGGCCCGTGCAGGTCGAGCGCCACGTCTTCCCCGCCCTCGCCACGGACGCGTTCCTCGTCGCCCAGCTCAAGAGCCCGTCGCGCGGCGTGCTGCCCGGCGGTGAGGCCTCGCTCTTCGTCGGCGCGGACCCGGCCGGCTCCGCCACCCTGAAGCTCGTCGTCCCGAACGAGCCCTTCACGCTGCCGCTCGGCGTGGACCCCGCGGTGCGCACCGCTCGCAACGTCCGAATCCTCCAGTCCAAGGACGGCTTCATCTCCAAGGACGACATCAACACCTACGAAGTCACGCTGGAGGTGCCCAATCCCTACTCGTTCCCCATGCAGGTGCGCGTGGTGGACCAGTGGCCGCTCAGCCGGGACGGTAAGGTGGAGGTGAAGCTGGTGCGCACGGAGCCCGCCGCCCGCCAGGACGAGAAGACCGGCGAGCTGCAGTGGGACCTGGTGGTGCCTCCCGCCAGCAAGAAGACCGTCACCTTCGAGTACTCCCTGCGCCGTCCGCAGAACTGGCGCCTGACCCAGAGCCCGTGAGGAACCCGCCATGACCCTGCTGCCCTTGACCCTCGTGGCGCTCGCGACCACGTCCCAGATTTCCTCTGTCGTCATCTACCCGGACCGCGCGCAGGTGACTCGCGCTCGGACGGTGACGTGCTCCGGCGCCACCACCGCCGTGTTCGACCACCTGCCCACGGCGGCGGCGCGGGAGAGCTTCCGCGCCCGCGCCGCCGGCGCCAACCTGGAGGGCCTCGCCGTCGACACGGTGACGCTCGAACAGAGCGTGGCCCCCGAGCGCGCGAAGCTGGAGGTCCGTGGCGTCGCGCTGGACCGCGAGCAGGAAGTGCTGAAGGCCGCCGCCGAGCGGGCGAAGGACCTGGAGCGGCTGTCGCAGGGCTTCACCGACGTGGCGGTGAGCCGCGTGACGGGCGAGCTGACCGGGCCGAAGCCGGACACGCGCACGTGGGCCTCGGCCTTCGATGCGGCAATGGCGGTGCGCCTGCGCGCGGTGAAGGAGACGCGGGACGTCGAGGAGAAGCAGCGCGCGCTCAGGCGGCGGCAGGATGAGGTGGACACGGAGCTGGAGCGCCTGAACACGCTGGCCGCGCGCAGTGAGCAGCGCGTGGAGGTGCGCCTGTCCTGCCCCGAGGGCACGCAGACGCGTGTCGAGTTGACGTACCTGGTGGGTGGCACGTCCTGGACGCCGCTGTACGAGGCCCGCGCGGAGGAGGGCTCGGGCATCGTGGAGCTGACGTCGCTGGCCACCGTGCGCCAGGCCACGGGCGAGGACTGGATGGGGGCGAAGCTCTTCCTCTCCACCGCGCTGCCGAATCAGGACGCCACGCCGCCCGAGGTGTCACCGCTGTACGTCTCCGCCTTCAAGCGGCCGAAGGAGCGCAAGGTGCTGGTGCGGCGCGACGAGCAGCAGCAGCACGCCGAGGCTGGCGTGGGCGGGGAGACGGAGGGCCAGGGCCTGCGCGTCGAGTCCCAGGGTTTGTCGGTGCAGTGGGAGGCGCAGGAGGCGACGCGGGTGCCCGGAGACGGCAGCGCGGTGCGGGTGCGGCTGGGCCGCCACCGGCTCAAGGCGGACTTCTCCTGGCGCACGGTGCCCAAGCTGCACCCGGTGGTCTTCCGCGTGGCGCGGCTGGGCAACACCACGCCCTTCCCGCTGCTGCCCGGGCCCATCAGCGTCTTCCGTGACACGGGCTTCCTGGGGCACCAGCGGCTGGGGCGCGTTGCGAAGGGTGCGCCCTTCGAGCTCTCCTTCGGTCTGGAGGAGGGGCTGCGCGTGAAGCGCACGGTGGTGGAGGAGCTGCAGCGTCCCGAGGGGCTCTTTGGCGGCAAGCAGCGCTTCCGCTTCGTCTACCGCTTCCAGCTCACCAACCTCCGCGCGAGGCCCGAGAAGGTGGAGCTGTCCGAGCATGTGCCGGTGTCCGAGCTGGACGACGTGAAGGTGGAGCTGGAGCCGGAGTCCACGGCGGGCTACACGCTCGCGGCGGCGGATGGCATCGCGACGTGGAAGGTGCCGCTGGCGCCGGGTGAGCAGCGCACGGTGGACCTGGCCTTCCACGTGGACGCGCCCTCCGACTACGACACCGGGGCGATGTAGACGCTCGCGGCGCCAGGGGCTGGACGCGATGTCGAGGGACAGGGCTCGGCGTTCTCCGCATGAGGAACGCAGAGCCCTGACGCAGCGTCCGGGCGGAATGAACGTGCATGCGGCTTGCATCCGAGCGCGCGCTCCACGAGACGTTCCCCTGGAACCCCCGCGAGGCTCACCACGATGGTCGCCCTTCCCCTCCCCCGACTCCACCTCTGCGCGCTGCTCCTGCTCGGCGGCGCCTGTGCCTCCACACCGGAGCGCGCCGCTCCGGCCCCTGAAGCAGCAGCCGCACCCCGAGCGCAGGCTGAGGGCCCGAGCGAGTACACGGTGGCCGAGGACATCCACGTGCGCAGGCTCGCGCCCGGCGTGTGGCTCCACACGACGCTGGCGGGCGAGGACTTCGGGCGCTACCCCGCCAACGGGCTGCTCATCGAGGACGGGGAAGCCTCGCTCCTCGTGGACATGGGCTGGA
Proteins encoded:
- a CDS encoding class I SAM-dependent methyltransferase, whose product is MSRDTQEEGVRQVYGEIAPAYEALFPVLHRYEDRVERFLAEAVTPGCRVLDVGCGPGLHTRGLEASVTVVGTDLSPEMLELARRARPGAWHLHSYHQPIPVEWGRFNVALAIGCLDFCEDLPRVLGQLAAALEPGGRMLFTVLERRPGLEGHEAPTRDVQTAGPIVALHLYSFEETVRAVTGAGLLPRAYVHAPGWVHLTEQRTMWFGWWDVERR
- a CDS encoding mucoidy inhibitor MuiA family protein, with protein sequence MTLLPLTLVALATTSQISSVVIYPDRAQVTRARTVTCSGATTAVFDHLPTAAARESFRARAAGANLEGLAVDTVTLEQSVAPERAKLEVRGVALDREQEVLKAAAERAKDLERLSQGFTDVAVSRVTGELTGPKPDTRTWASAFDAAMAVRLRAVKETRDVEEKQRALRRRQDEVDTELERLNTLAARSEQRVEVRLSCPEGTQTRVELTYLVGGTSWTPLYEARAEEGSGIVELTSLATVRQATGEDWMGAKLFLSTALPNQDATPPEVSPLYVSAFKRPKERKVLVRRDEQQQHAEAGVGGETEGQGLRVESQGLSVQWEAQEATRVPGDGSAVRVRLGRHRLKADFSWRTVPKLHPVVFRVARLGNTTPFPLLPGPISVFRDTGFLGHQRLGRVAKGAPFELSFGLEEGLRVKRTVVEELQRPEGLFGGKQRFRFVYRFQLTNLRARPEKVELSEHVPVSELDDVKVELEPESTAGYTLAAADGIATWKVPLAPGEQRTVDLAFHVDAPSDYDTGAM
- a CDS encoding zinc ribbon domain-containing protein is translated as MSMIQFTRNYTDRSNDYGFQFEFFCDKCGNGHMSPFIASKVGVATGLLRAAGSFFGGTIGRAAHAGTHLKDALRGQGWDEAYAEAVEAGKQHFKNCTRCGKWVCPQSCWNEGRGLCEACAPDLGEEAASIQAHVAVEQAREKARTVDHVATLDMKATRMAACPHCHAKVEGGKFCGECGKPLTAQKVGCGKCGTEIPERAKFCPECGTPRSG
- a CDS encoding S8 family peptidase, with translation MAEVLEGQGTGLFYYADGKKVPLAVSPEYVAVRATGDVKASRALTRLTESISTRAGRGRVMEVPEYQLVVVEVPGGATRGASAELEQVRALLEESEEVSPGPTVYKTPSSARREAIIPAGEVLVKFKSDTAPEARRKALERQGVEVKKTDYPEPGAYLLATRPGQETVELANRLYESGLFEYSQPNFVRLMPRVAVADVTGAGATVPENGKAFGSMMQNLEGLQPLTQVRGRPTGAPVGPMVTPTDPSLSSQWGLQKIRALEAFDISMGSSGISIAIIDEGVNVAHEDLACKLPGYDAVTQTDNQEPQPGDGHGTSCAGIAAARANNGRGGVGVAPNCLVLPIRIARGLPNGDWFTTDAMIADGIRKAVGRGADVLSNSWGGGSPSSVITSAFKFAQTNGRGGRGCPIAIATGNEDLRTVGYPASLSPTIPGLLAVGASNQWDQRKSRSSRDGETWWGSNFGPEVDVVAPGVKIFATDITGAAGYGSGNYVPDFNGTSSATPHVAGLMGLILSVDPDLRSWEVEDIIKLSADELGTAGRDEEFGFGRINCRRALEASSRLWFTVQPTPVFLGTGKECFIRVNFRVFNPGINSVRLDELALVSHGPDNAELDRFQFKATPSGTLAPRSGHELLFNNLLLRAHGNASSWSYRWSLGWSYTFWRPSAPLFARGGIAPDLSESNSRKVPLTMAGQGSGEMPRASRGHVQHGRAETQEGTRQSAVSREEPVSTETGDTVTIDRHSKSITIVIR
- a CDS encoding mucoidy inhibitor MuiA family protein, coding for MLLLGLGLAAASLLHATAEAPITAVTVYSDRARVVRTATLNVSGTQRVELPRLPDLVDPDSIRVEAQGAEVSSVDVRPASAPPFPQEEAKKLLESLDRMDEAIVRVEAERAAFALQLAALRKVQPVTPDPITDPATGARNASVSPATWTASAAFLVDTAAKLEARMLELEDRILSLKDERSRKLAEAARLGELPQKPGIEVAVSLSGTGPTKVQLSYFIPERVRWYPRYELQLQPAQQRVQVAFSGLVSQDTGEDWEGAKLTLSTALPSTATALPRLATWKIGTTERFIPEPRRRVESARPPPPLPTREPEPDVEFELRKLLLARAGRPAPTRPSLALEVVASKPAPQRNTPSSPQSSQPYSQPSQPAPTQSGAVGERNSTILGTIIDAQSRQPAPDVVVTATSPSLEGEQTVVTDEGGGYRIAFLPPGSYTLRFEKEQFKPYARSDVQLRSNRTIRVNVELLPESLGEVVEIVGAAPTIDVGSTTTGVSISAGGARRGGYSAPVEPVEPVINNYVGLSPPPGWQAPRLAAELPASLAGGYDLAFTAPRLETVRSGQSERTVPLLIETWPVQVERHVFPALATDAFLVAQLKSPSRGVLPGGEASLFVGADPAGSATLKLVVPNEPFTLPLGVDPAVRTARNVRILQSKDGFISKDDINTYEVTLEVPNPYSFPMQVRVVDQWPLSRDGKVEVKLVRTEPAARQDEKTGELQWDLVVPPASKKTVTFEYSLRRPQNWRLTQSP